ACCGCTCTCAGCGTCCGCATCGCGACCGCGGTCGGTAACCCGCTCCGCTCGGACCTCGAAGGGGGCCTCGATACTGACGAGGTAGAACGCCTCGCCGAAGGCCTCCTTGAAGACGTCGACCTCGACGTCGCTCCGGATGCCGTCGACGAGGACGGTGTCGTTGTCCTCCAGCGCGTCCCGCAGCAGCGGCAGGGAGCGCTCGGCGACTGCCGCGGGACCGTTCTCCTCGCGGAGCGCTTGCGCGACGGTGCCGTGCTGGGTGGCCGGATCGAACCCCCGGTCCCGACACTCCTCGCGGATCACGTCGCCCAT
Above is a genomic segment from Natranaeroarchaeum aerophilus containing:
- a CDS encoding AAA family ATPase, which gives rise to MRVIGTVGLAGSGKGEAATVAEEQGVPVVTMGDVIREECRDRGFDPATQHGTVAQALREENGPAAVAERSLPLLRDALEDNDTVLVDGIRSDVEVDVFKEAFGEAFYLVSIEAPFEVRAERVTDRGRDADAESGGESLRERDERELGFGMDRAMDRADLTIENTDSLDAFREQVKRVIEGELA